One region of Oncorhynchus nerka isolate Pitt River linkage group LG22, Oner_Uvic_2.0, whole genome shotgun sequence genomic DNA includes:
- the LOC115105334 gene encoding smoothelin-like protein 2 isoform X1, translated as MHSTQTHKHTHSYKHTHVWTGLLHYWTSHSAVPSERATEPIINSSCPLWSLIGLKWLRFLSSHLNAHSFKTLLTVLGNGYRTPKTPPSKTSLWTKQQRKRETYLSLPSSPPFSSPGRRNRGREGEEEERTVELAPPSIEPIHRLISCNLGVTVASGDMDTSIPVLAAGDKVCDKTVCEALGHFEATLAAAVREVHVDVSAFKRGVERRVDEACQAQRPLAEALQRLTQENLQLRSQLEVLACLMEGLTGRVVDRSALEERASRGWIPMTSSQGTVNISQGSPSTTVPSGLSESGSSGLGSDASSSTSASLSIREPMGDTSMSNGHKVVDQMEEKNVAAVLENGHDKERKSAGHSLVDVTSPKAKSDYLYKSEGSSFGNPHLPCTAMTKTDSPTSPKPPAQSPALAQKCPAYPIADFTTPKTALDVLFSPAETLPGQHQEVRSPVSSHAAQQEHPTPVSLALPYASVSAMSKTSPEVPTAPAPTQSPATPSWAPDAPTQSPAAPTRPSLAPSQSSAAQSQSPAVPPSPAPKTPRQSVFEETKPKASGEFPFKRSERGEYHRDTRTPLSLLQYLSSFPSLTLFFPISLSDLQFYVSFFPFLLFTVVHAVKAASPSLTRSMSFTATTEKLLPSRKVPPPGTDRSLDKFGGLECFGGPNKFGILDRLGGLDKFGGGGERKLQRSQTLPRNLGMQGKRSLFESLAYECGRSKAAGPKPKLQHSQSFNSASNIKAMLLEWCRSKTIGYQNIDIHNFSSSWCDGMAFAALVHSFFPLVFDYNTLNPANRKHNFEVAFTAAEEQADCVRLIEVEDMMVMGSRPDPMCIFTYVQSLYNHLKKFE; from the exons ATGCActccacacaaacacataaacacacacactcatataaaCATACACATGTGTGGACTGGACTGCTCCACTACTGGACCTCTCACTCAGCAGTACCCTCCGAAAG AGCCACGGAGCCTATAATTAACAGCTCTTGTCCTCTATGGAGTTTAATTGGGCTTAAATGGCTTAGATTCCTAAGCAGCCATCTTAATGCACATTCCTTTAAAACCCTTCTAACTGTGCTGGGAAACGGTTATAGAACACCTAAAACTCCCCCTTCTAAGACCTCTCTGTGGACTAAAcagcagagaaagagggagacctATCTATCCCTCCCTTCATCACCTCCTTTCAGCAGTCCAGGCAGGAGAAAccgtgggagagaaggagaagaggaggaaagaacAGTAGAGCTGGCGCCACCGTCCATTGAACCTATCCACCGCTTAATTTCCTGTAATCTGGGGGTTACTGTTGCTAGTGGGGACATGGACACTTCTATACCTGTGTTGGCTGCCGGGGACAAAGTGTGTGACAAGACGGTGTGCGAGGCACTGGGCCACTTCGAAGCCACACTGGCGGCGGCGGTGCGCGAGGTGCATGTGGATGTGAGCGCCTTCAAGCGGGGTGTGGAGCGGCGGGTCGACGAGGCGTGCCAAGCACAGCGACCCCTGGCCGAGGCTCTTCAGCGGCTGACGCAGGAGAACCTGCAGCTCCGAAGCCAGCTGGAGGTGCTGGCCTGCCTGATGGAGGGTCTGACGGGAAGAGTGGTGGACAGAAGCGCCCTCGAGGAGAGGGCCAGTAGGGGATGGATCCCCATGACTTCGTCCCAGGGGACGGTGAACATAAGCCAGGGGAGCCCCTCCACCACGGTCCCCTCTGGACTGTCGGAGTCTGGTtcttctggtcttggttctgatGCCTCTAGTTCTAcatcagcctctctctccatcagggaGCCAATGGGGGATACCAGCATGTCTAAT GGACATAAGGTTGTTGACCAAATGGAAGAGAAAAATGTTGCTGCTGTGTTGGAGAATGGACATGACAAAGAACGGAAGTCTGCTGGTCATTCATTAGTAGATGTCACCTCACCCAAAGCCAAATCGGATTATTTGTATAAATCTG AGGGCTCGTCATTCGGCAATCCTCATCTTCCCTGCACTGCCATGACCAAAACGGACTCCCCCACTAGCCCCAAACCACCAGCACAATCTCCTGCTTTGGCCCAAAAGTGTCCTGCCTATCCAATAGCAGACTTCACCACTCCCAAAACAGCACTTGATGTTCTGTTTAGTCCCG CAGAGACTTTGCCTGGACAACATCAGGAAGTGAGGTCACCAGTCAGCAGTCATGCAGCTCAGCAAGAGCACCCCACCCCTGTGTCTCTGGCCCTGCCCTATGCCTCTGTCAGTGCCATGAGCAAAACTAGCCCCGAGGTACCAACTGCACCAGCCCCAACTCAGTCCCCTGCCACCCCATCTTGGGCCCCTGACGCCCCAACTCAGTCTCCTGCAGCCCCAACCAGGCCTTCTTTAGCCCCAAGTCAGTCTTCTGCTGCCCAATCTCAGTCTCCTGCAGTCCCTCCATCTCCTGCCCCCAAAACACCTAGACAATCAGTATTTGAGGAGACCAAACCCAAAGCATCAGGAGAATTTCCTTTCAAACGTAGTGAACGTGGTGAGTACCACAGGGACACAAGGACTCCTCTCTCACTGCTACAGTATCTTTCATCTTTCCCGTCTCTGACATTGTTCTTTCCCATTTCTTTGTCTGACCTCCAGTTCTATGTCAGTTTCTTTCCCTTCCTTCTGTTTACAGTAGTACATGCAGTTAAGGCAGCGAGCCCGAGTCTTACCCGTAGCATGAGCTTCACAGCAACCACAG AAAAACTCCTACCATCCAGAAAAGTGCCTCCCCCTGGCACAGACAG GAGCCTGGACAAGTTTGGCGGTCTGGAATGTTTTGGCGGTCCGAACAAGTTTGGCATTCTGGACAGGCTTGGTGGTCTGGACAAGTTTGGGGGTGGTGGGGAGCGGAAGCTGCAGAGGTCACAAACGCTGCCTCGCAACCTCGGGATGCAGGGCAAACGGTCTCTGTTTGAAAGTTTGGCCTACGAGTGTGGCAG GTCCAAGGCTGCAGGACCCAAGCCCAAACTGCAGCACTCTCAGAGTTTCAACAGCGCTAGCAACATCAAGGCAATGCTCCTGGAATGGTGCCGCTCCAAAACCATTGGCTACCAG AACATAGACATCCACAACTTCTCGTCCAGCTGGTGTGATGGGATGGCATTCGCTGCCCTGGTCCACTCCTTTTTCCCCCTGGTGTTTGACTACAACACACTGAACCCTGCCAATCGCAAACACAACTTTGAAGTGGCCTTCACCGCAGcaga ggagcAAGCCGACTGTGTGCGTCTCATAGAGGTGGAGgatatgatggtgatgggtaGCAGACCAGACCCTATGTGTATTTTCACCTATGTCCAGTCCCTCTACAACCACCTCAAGAAGTTTGAATGA
- the LOC115105334 gene encoding smoothelin-like protein 2 isoform X2 yields MHSTQTHKHTHSYKHTHVWTGLLHYWTSHSAVPSERATEPIINSSCPLWSLIGLKWLRFLSSHLNAHSFKTLLTVLGNGYRTPKTPPSKTSLWTKQQRKRETYLSLPSSPPFSSPGRRNRGREGEEEERTVELAPPSIEPIHRLISCNLGVTVASGDMDTSIPVLAAGDKVCDKTVCEALGHFEATLAAAVREVHVDVSAFKRGVERRVDEACQAQRPLAEALQRLTQENLQLRSQLEVLACLMEGLTGRVVDRSALEERASRGWIPMTSSQGTVNISQGSPSTTVPSGLSESGSSGLGSDASSSTSASLSIREPMGDTSMSNGHKVVDQMEEKNVAAVLENGHDKERKSAGHSLVDVTSPKAKSDYLYKSEGSSFGNPHLPCTAMTKTDSPTSPKPPAQSPALAQKCPAYPIADFTTPKTALDVLFSPETLPGQHQEVRSPVSSHAAQQEHPTPVSLALPYASVSAMSKTSPEVPTAPAPTQSPATPSWAPDAPTQSPAAPTRPSLAPSQSSAAQSQSPAVPPSPAPKTPRQSVFEETKPKASGEFPFKRSERGEYHRDTRTPLSLLQYLSSFPSLTLFFPISLSDLQFYVSFFPFLLFTVVHAVKAASPSLTRSMSFTATTEKLLPSRKVPPPGTDRSLDKFGGLECFGGPNKFGILDRLGGLDKFGGGGERKLQRSQTLPRNLGMQGKRSLFESLAYECGRSKAAGPKPKLQHSQSFNSASNIKAMLLEWCRSKTIGYQNIDIHNFSSSWCDGMAFAALVHSFFPLVFDYNTLNPANRKHNFEVAFTAAEEQADCVRLIEVEDMMVMGSRPDPMCIFTYVQSLYNHLKKFE; encoded by the exons ATGCActccacacaaacacataaacacacacactcatataaaCATACACATGTGTGGACTGGACTGCTCCACTACTGGACCTCTCACTCAGCAGTACCCTCCGAAAG AGCCACGGAGCCTATAATTAACAGCTCTTGTCCTCTATGGAGTTTAATTGGGCTTAAATGGCTTAGATTCCTAAGCAGCCATCTTAATGCACATTCCTTTAAAACCCTTCTAACTGTGCTGGGAAACGGTTATAGAACACCTAAAACTCCCCCTTCTAAGACCTCTCTGTGGACTAAAcagcagagaaagagggagacctATCTATCCCTCCCTTCATCACCTCCTTTCAGCAGTCCAGGCAGGAGAAAccgtgggagagaaggagaagaggaggaaagaacAGTAGAGCTGGCGCCACCGTCCATTGAACCTATCCACCGCTTAATTTCCTGTAATCTGGGGGTTACTGTTGCTAGTGGGGACATGGACACTTCTATACCTGTGTTGGCTGCCGGGGACAAAGTGTGTGACAAGACGGTGTGCGAGGCACTGGGCCACTTCGAAGCCACACTGGCGGCGGCGGTGCGCGAGGTGCATGTGGATGTGAGCGCCTTCAAGCGGGGTGTGGAGCGGCGGGTCGACGAGGCGTGCCAAGCACAGCGACCCCTGGCCGAGGCTCTTCAGCGGCTGACGCAGGAGAACCTGCAGCTCCGAAGCCAGCTGGAGGTGCTGGCCTGCCTGATGGAGGGTCTGACGGGAAGAGTGGTGGACAGAAGCGCCCTCGAGGAGAGGGCCAGTAGGGGATGGATCCCCATGACTTCGTCCCAGGGGACGGTGAACATAAGCCAGGGGAGCCCCTCCACCACGGTCCCCTCTGGACTGTCGGAGTCTGGTtcttctggtcttggttctgatGCCTCTAGTTCTAcatcagcctctctctccatcagggaGCCAATGGGGGATACCAGCATGTCTAAT GGACATAAGGTTGTTGACCAAATGGAAGAGAAAAATGTTGCTGCTGTGTTGGAGAATGGACATGACAAAGAACGGAAGTCTGCTGGTCATTCATTAGTAGATGTCACCTCACCCAAAGCCAAATCGGATTATTTGTATAAATCTG AGGGCTCGTCATTCGGCAATCCTCATCTTCCCTGCACTGCCATGACCAAAACGGACTCCCCCACTAGCCCCAAACCACCAGCACAATCTCCTGCTTTGGCCCAAAAGTGTCCTGCCTATCCAATAGCAGACTTCACCACTCCCAAAACAGCACTTGATGTTCTGTTTAGTCCCG AGACTTTGCCTGGACAACATCAGGAAGTGAGGTCACCAGTCAGCAGTCATGCAGCTCAGCAAGAGCACCCCACCCCTGTGTCTCTGGCCCTGCCCTATGCCTCTGTCAGTGCCATGAGCAAAACTAGCCCCGAGGTACCAACTGCACCAGCCCCAACTCAGTCCCCTGCCACCCCATCTTGGGCCCCTGACGCCCCAACTCAGTCTCCTGCAGCCCCAACCAGGCCTTCTTTAGCCCCAAGTCAGTCTTCTGCTGCCCAATCTCAGTCTCCTGCAGTCCCTCCATCTCCTGCCCCCAAAACACCTAGACAATCAGTATTTGAGGAGACCAAACCCAAAGCATCAGGAGAATTTCCTTTCAAACGTAGTGAACGTGGTGAGTACCACAGGGACACAAGGACTCCTCTCTCACTGCTACAGTATCTTTCATCTTTCCCGTCTCTGACATTGTTCTTTCCCATTTCTTTGTCTGACCTCCAGTTCTATGTCAGTTTCTTTCCCTTCCTTCTGTTTACAGTAGTACATGCAGTTAAGGCAGCGAGCCCGAGTCTTACCCGTAGCATGAGCTTCACAGCAACCACAG AAAAACTCCTACCATCCAGAAAAGTGCCTCCCCCTGGCACAGACAG GAGCCTGGACAAGTTTGGCGGTCTGGAATGTTTTGGCGGTCCGAACAAGTTTGGCATTCTGGACAGGCTTGGTGGTCTGGACAAGTTTGGGGGTGGTGGGGAGCGGAAGCTGCAGAGGTCACAAACGCTGCCTCGCAACCTCGGGATGCAGGGCAAACGGTCTCTGTTTGAAAGTTTGGCCTACGAGTGTGGCAG GTCCAAGGCTGCAGGACCCAAGCCCAAACTGCAGCACTCTCAGAGTTTCAACAGCGCTAGCAACATCAAGGCAATGCTCCTGGAATGGTGCCGCTCCAAAACCATTGGCTACCAG AACATAGACATCCACAACTTCTCGTCCAGCTGGTGTGATGGGATGGCATTCGCTGCCCTGGTCCACTCCTTTTTCCCCCTGGTGTTTGACTACAACACACTGAACCCTGCCAATCGCAAACACAACTTTGAAGTGGCCTTCACCGCAGcaga ggagcAAGCCGACTGTGTGCGTCTCATAGAGGTGGAGgatatgatggtgatgggtaGCAGACCAGACCCTATGTGTATTTTCACCTATGTCCAGTCCCTCTACAACCACCTCAAGAAGTTTGAATGA
- the LOC115105334 gene encoding smoothelin-like protein 2 isoform X3 — MHSTQTHKHTHSYKHTHVWTGLLHYWTSHSAVPSERATEPIINSSCPLWSLIGLKWLRFLSSHLNAHSFKTLLTVLGNGYRTPKTPPSKTSLWTKQQRKRETYLSLPSSPPFSSPGRRNRGREGEEEERTVELAPPSIEPIHRLISCNLGVTVASGDMDTSIPVLAAGDKVCDKTVCEALGHFEATLAAAVREVHVDVSAFKRGVERRVDEACQAQRPLAEALQRLTQENLQLRSQLEVLACLMEGLTGRVVDRSALEERASRGWIPMTSSQGTVNISQGSPSTTVPSGLSESGSSGLGSDASSSTSASLSIREPMGDTSMSNGHKVVDQMEEKNVAAVLENGHDKERKSAGHSLVDVTSPKAKSDYLYKSEGSSFGNPHLPCTAMTKTDSPTSPKPPAQSPALAQKCPAYPIADFTTPKTALDVLFSPAETLPGQHQEVRSPVSSHAAQQEHPTPVSLALPYASVSAMSKTSPEVPTAPAPTQSPATPSWAPDAPTQSPAAPTRPSLAPSQSSAAQSQSPAVPPSPAPKTPRQSVFEETKPKASGEFPFKRSERVVHAVKAASPSLTRSMSFTATTEKLLPSRKVPPPGTDRSLDKFGGLECFGGPNKFGILDRLGGLDKFGGGGERKLQRSQTLPRNLGMQGKRSLFESLAYECGRSKAAGPKPKLQHSQSFNSASNIKAMLLEWCRSKTIGYQNIDIHNFSSSWCDGMAFAALVHSFFPLVFDYNTLNPANRKHNFEVAFTAAEEQADCVRLIEVEDMMVMGSRPDPMCIFTYVQSLYNHLKKFE, encoded by the exons ATGCActccacacaaacacataaacacacacactcatataaaCATACACATGTGTGGACTGGACTGCTCCACTACTGGACCTCTCACTCAGCAGTACCCTCCGAAAG AGCCACGGAGCCTATAATTAACAGCTCTTGTCCTCTATGGAGTTTAATTGGGCTTAAATGGCTTAGATTCCTAAGCAGCCATCTTAATGCACATTCCTTTAAAACCCTTCTAACTGTGCTGGGAAACGGTTATAGAACACCTAAAACTCCCCCTTCTAAGACCTCTCTGTGGACTAAAcagcagagaaagagggagacctATCTATCCCTCCCTTCATCACCTCCTTTCAGCAGTCCAGGCAGGAGAAAccgtgggagagaaggagaagaggaggaaagaacAGTAGAGCTGGCGCCACCGTCCATTGAACCTATCCACCGCTTAATTTCCTGTAATCTGGGGGTTACTGTTGCTAGTGGGGACATGGACACTTCTATACCTGTGTTGGCTGCCGGGGACAAAGTGTGTGACAAGACGGTGTGCGAGGCACTGGGCCACTTCGAAGCCACACTGGCGGCGGCGGTGCGCGAGGTGCATGTGGATGTGAGCGCCTTCAAGCGGGGTGTGGAGCGGCGGGTCGACGAGGCGTGCCAAGCACAGCGACCCCTGGCCGAGGCTCTTCAGCGGCTGACGCAGGAGAACCTGCAGCTCCGAAGCCAGCTGGAGGTGCTGGCCTGCCTGATGGAGGGTCTGACGGGAAGAGTGGTGGACAGAAGCGCCCTCGAGGAGAGGGCCAGTAGGGGATGGATCCCCATGACTTCGTCCCAGGGGACGGTGAACATAAGCCAGGGGAGCCCCTCCACCACGGTCCCCTCTGGACTGTCGGAGTCTGGTtcttctggtcttggttctgatGCCTCTAGTTCTAcatcagcctctctctccatcagggaGCCAATGGGGGATACCAGCATGTCTAAT GGACATAAGGTTGTTGACCAAATGGAAGAGAAAAATGTTGCTGCTGTGTTGGAGAATGGACATGACAAAGAACGGAAGTCTGCTGGTCATTCATTAGTAGATGTCACCTCACCCAAAGCCAAATCGGATTATTTGTATAAATCTG AGGGCTCGTCATTCGGCAATCCTCATCTTCCCTGCACTGCCATGACCAAAACGGACTCCCCCACTAGCCCCAAACCACCAGCACAATCTCCTGCTTTGGCCCAAAAGTGTCCTGCCTATCCAATAGCAGACTTCACCACTCCCAAAACAGCACTTGATGTTCTGTTTAGTCCCG CAGAGACTTTGCCTGGACAACATCAGGAAGTGAGGTCACCAGTCAGCAGTCATGCAGCTCAGCAAGAGCACCCCACCCCTGTGTCTCTGGCCCTGCCCTATGCCTCTGTCAGTGCCATGAGCAAAACTAGCCCCGAGGTACCAACTGCACCAGCCCCAACTCAGTCCCCTGCCACCCCATCTTGGGCCCCTGACGCCCCAACTCAGTCTCCTGCAGCCCCAACCAGGCCTTCTTTAGCCCCAAGTCAGTCTTCTGCTGCCCAATCTCAGTCTCCTGCAGTCCCTCCATCTCCTGCCCCCAAAACACCTAGACAATCAGTATTTGAGGAGACCAAACCCAAAGCATCAGGAGAATTTCCTTTCAAACGTAGTGAACGTG TAGTACATGCAGTTAAGGCAGCGAGCCCGAGTCTTACCCGTAGCATGAGCTTCACAGCAACCACAG AAAAACTCCTACCATCCAGAAAAGTGCCTCCCCCTGGCACAGACAG GAGCCTGGACAAGTTTGGCGGTCTGGAATGTTTTGGCGGTCCGAACAAGTTTGGCATTCTGGACAGGCTTGGTGGTCTGGACAAGTTTGGGGGTGGTGGGGAGCGGAAGCTGCAGAGGTCACAAACGCTGCCTCGCAACCTCGGGATGCAGGGCAAACGGTCTCTGTTTGAAAGTTTGGCCTACGAGTGTGGCAG GTCCAAGGCTGCAGGACCCAAGCCCAAACTGCAGCACTCTCAGAGTTTCAACAGCGCTAGCAACATCAAGGCAATGCTCCTGGAATGGTGCCGCTCCAAAACCATTGGCTACCAG AACATAGACATCCACAACTTCTCGTCCAGCTGGTGTGATGGGATGGCATTCGCTGCCCTGGTCCACTCCTTTTTCCCCCTGGTGTTTGACTACAACACACTGAACCCTGCCAATCGCAAACACAACTTTGAAGTGGCCTTCACCGCAGcaga ggagcAAGCCGACTGTGTGCGTCTCATAGAGGTGGAGgatatgatggtgatgggtaGCAGACCAGACCCTATGTGTATTTTCACCTATGTCCAGTCCCTCTACAACCACCTCAAGAAGTTTGAATGA
- the LOC115105334 gene encoding smoothelin-like protein 2 isoform X4 — MHSTQTHKHTHSYKHTHVWTGLLHYWTSHSAVPSERATEPIINSSCPLWSLIGLKWLRFLSSHLNAHSFKTLLTVLGNGYRTPKTPPSKTSLWTKQQRKRETYLSLPSSPPFSSPGRRNRGREGEEEERTVELAPPSIEPIHRLISCNLGVTVASGDMDTSIPVLAAGDKVCDKTVCEALGHFEATLAAAVREVHVDVSAFKRGVERRVDEACQAQRPLAEALQRLTQENLQLRSQLEVLACLMEGLTGRVVDRSALEERASRGWIPMTSSQGTVNISQGSPSTTVPSGLSESGSSGLGSDASSSTSASLSIREPMGDTSMSNGHKVVDQMEEKNVAAVLENGHDKERKSAGHSLVDVTSPKAKSDYLYKSEGSSFGNPHLPCTAMTKTDSPTSPKPPAQSPALAQKCPAYPIADFTTPKTALDVLFSPAETLPGQHQEVRSPVSSHAAQQEHPTPVSLALPYASVSAMSKTSPEVPTAPAPTQSPATPSWAPDAPTQSPAAPTRPSLAPSQSSAAQSQSPAVPPSPAPKTPRQSVFEETKPKASGEFPFKRSERVHAVKAASPSLTRSMSFTATTEKLLPSRKVPPPGTDRSLDKFGGLECFGGPNKFGILDRLGGLDKFGGGGERKLQRSQTLPRNLGMQGKRSLFESLAYECGRSKAAGPKPKLQHSQSFNSASNIKAMLLEWCRSKTIGYQNIDIHNFSSSWCDGMAFAALVHSFFPLVFDYNTLNPANRKHNFEVAFTAAEEQADCVRLIEVEDMMVMGSRPDPMCIFTYVQSLYNHLKKFE, encoded by the exons ATGCActccacacaaacacataaacacacacactcatataaaCATACACATGTGTGGACTGGACTGCTCCACTACTGGACCTCTCACTCAGCAGTACCCTCCGAAAG AGCCACGGAGCCTATAATTAACAGCTCTTGTCCTCTATGGAGTTTAATTGGGCTTAAATGGCTTAGATTCCTAAGCAGCCATCTTAATGCACATTCCTTTAAAACCCTTCTAACTGTGCTGGGAAACGGTTATAGAACACCTAAAACTCCCCCTTCTAAGACCTCTCTGTGGACTAAAcagcagagaaagagggagacctATCTATCCCTCCCTTCATCACCTCCTTTCAGCAGTCCAGGCAGGAGAAAccgtgggagagaaggagaagaggaggaaagaacAGTAGAGCTGGCGCCACCGTCCATTGAACCTATCCACCGCTTAATTTCCTGTAATCTGGGGGTTACTGTTGCTAGTGGGGACATGGACACTTCTATACCTGTGTTGGCTGCCGGGGACAAAGTGTGTGACAAGACGGTGTGCGAGGCACTGGGCCACTTCGAAGCCACACTGGCGGCGGCGGTGCGCGAGGTGCATGTGGATGTGAGCGCCTTCAAGCGGGGTGTGGAGCGGCGGGTCGACGAGGCGTGCCAAGCACAGCGACCCCTGGCCGAGGCTCTTCAGCGGCTGACGCAGGAGAACCTGCAGCTCCGAAGCCAGCTGGAGGTGCTGGCCTGCCTGATGGAGGGTCTGACGGGAAGAGTGGTGGACAGAAGCGCCCTCGAGGAGAGGGCCAGTAGGGGATGGATCCCCATGACTTCGTCCCAGGGGACGGTGAACATAAGCCAGGGGAGCCCCTCCACCACGGTCCCCTCTGGACTGTCGGAGTCTGGTtcttctggtcttggttctgatGCCTCTAGTTCTAcatcagcctctctctccatcagggaGCCAATGGGGGATACCAGCATGTCTAAT GGACATAAGGTTGTTGACCAAATGGAAGAGAAAAATGTTGCTGCTGTGTTGGAGAATGGACATGACAAAGAACGGAAGTCTGCTGGTCATTCATTAGTAGATGTCACCTCACCCAAAGCCAAATCGGATTATTTGTATAAATCTG AGGGCTCGTCATTCGGCAATCCTCATCTTCCCTGCACTGCCATGACCAAAACGGACTCCCCCACTAGCCCCAAACCACCAGCACAATCTCCTGCTTTGGCCCAAAAGTGTCCTGCCTATCCAATAGCAGACTTCACCACTCCCAAAACAGCACTTGATGTTCTGTTTAGTCCCG CAGAGACTTTGCCTGGACAACATCAGGAAGTGAGGTCACCAGTCAGCAGTCATGCAGCTCAGCAAGAGCACCCCACCCCTGTGTCTCTGGCCCTGCCCTATGCCTCTGTCAGTGCCATGAGCAAAACTAGCCCCGAGGTACCAACTGCACCAGCCCCAACTCAGTCCCCTGCCACCCCATCTTGGGCCCCTGACGCCCCAACTCAGTCTCCTGCAGCCCCAACCAGGCCTTCTTTAGCCCCAAGTCAGTCTTCTGCTGCCCAATCTCAGTCTCCTGCAGTCCCTCCATCTCCTGCCCCCAAAACACCTAGACAATCAGTATTTGAGGAGACCAAACCCAAAGCATCAGGAGAATTTCCTTTCAAACGTAGTGAACGTG TACATGCAGTTAAGGCAGCGAGCCCGAGTCTTACCCGTAGCATGAGCTTCACAGCAACCACAG AAAAACTCCTACCATCCAGAAAAGTGCCTCCCCCTGGCACAGACAG GAGCCTGGACAAGTTTGGCGGTCTGGAATGTTTTGGCGGTCCGAACAAGTTTGGCATTCTGGACAGGCTTGGTGGTCTGGACAAGTTTGGGGGTGGTGGGGAGCGGAAGCTGCAGAGGTCACAAACGCTGCCTCGCAACCTCGGGATGCAGGGCAAACGGTCTCTGTTTGAAAGTTTGGCCTACGAGTGTGGCAG GTCCAAGGCTGCAGGACCCAAGCCCAAACTGCAGCACTCTCAGAGTTTCAACAGCGCTAGCAACATCAAGGCAATGCTCCTGGAATGGTGCCGCTCCAAAACCATTGGCTACCAG AACATAGACATCCACAACTTCTCGTCCAGCTGGTGTGATGGGATGGCATTCGCTGCCCTGGTCCACTCCTTTTTCCCCCTGGTGTTTGACTACAACACACTGAACCCTGCCAATCGCAAACACAACTTTGAAGTGGCCTTCACCGCAGcaga ggagcAAGCCGACTGTGTGCGTCTCATAGAGGTGGAGgatatgatggtgatgggtaGCAGACCAGACCCTATGTGTATTTTCACCTATGTCCAGTCCCTCTACAACCACCTCAAGAAGTTTGAATGA